Within the Pengzhenrongella sicca genome, the region TCCGTCTCGTTCGACGCGGTCAGCAGCGCGCTCGACGGCCTCGCTCTGCGCCAGCGGGTCATCGCCAACAACGTCGCGAACATCAACACCCCGAACTTCCTCGCCGGCCGCGTGGAGTTCGAGGACGCGCTCGCCGCGGCGGTCTCCGACGGCACCGGCGCGGTCGTCGCGACCCAGGACGAGTCGCTCGAGCCGACCAACACCAACGGCAACAACGTCAACCTCGACTCGGAGACGTTGCAGAACGTCGACACCAACCTCCGCTACCAGCTCGCGACGCAGGCGGTCGACCAGGAGTTCTCCCTGATGCGCATCGCCCTCGGGAACAGCTGATGACGATCTTCGGCGCGATCGGCATCGCGAGCACGGGCCTGACCGTCCACCAGAAGTGGCTGGACGCGGTCGCGGACAACCTCGCCAACATGGACAACGCCACGAGCACGTCCGAGGACGCGTTCCAGGCGAAGTACGTCGTCGCGCAGGCCAACGCGAGCGGCGAGGGCGTCAGCGCCGTCGGCGTCGAGCTCGGCAGCGCGCAGGGCCGAGTCGTCTACGAGCCCGACAACCCGCTCGCGGACGCCGACGGGAACGTGCGCTACCCGGACGTCGACCAGGCGGACCAGATGACCCAGCTGATCATGGCCCAGCGCGGCTACCAGGCGAGCGCCGCCGTGGTGGACCGCGCCAAGGCGACCTACGAGGCAGCTCTACAGATTGGACGGAACTGATGTCTATCGCCGCGATCGGCGCCGTCTCCGGCCTTGCGACCGCCGTCACGGGCGTCCAGGGCACCGGCTACGCCACCGCCGCGACCCCGACCGAGGCGGGCGCGGGCTTCGGCTCCGTCCTGACCTCGTCGTTGGAGTCGCTGCAGGGCCTGCAGACCACGTCGAGCGACCTGGCCGTCAAGGCCGTGACCGGTGACCTCGACGACGTGCACGACTACACGATCGCGGCGTCCGAGGCCAAGACCGCGCTCCAGCTCACCGCCGCGGTGCGCAACAAGGCCATCGAGGCGTTCACCGAGATCATGAGGATGCAGGCCTGATGCCCGCCCAGCTCACGTCCCTTTTCGGCCGGCTCAAGGCCGCCATCGCGCACTTCACGATCGCCCAGCGCACCATCGTCATCATCGGGGTCGCCGCTGTGGTGCTCGGCGCCGTCGCGCTGTCCAGCTACCTGGCGAAGCCGCAGATGAGCCCGCTGTTCGCGGACCTGTCGGCGGCCGACGCGAGCGCGATCGTCGACCAGCTCAACGCCGACGGGGTCGCGTACGAGCTGACCGACGGCGGCAACACGATCCTTGTCCCGAACGACCAGATCTACGCCGAGCGGCTCAAGGTCGCCGCGGCCGGGCTGCCCGCCTCGACGGACGGCGCCGGGTACTCGCTGCTCGACGACATGGGCATGACGGCGTCGGAGTTCCAGCAGACGACGACGTACCGGCGCGCGATGGAGGGCGAGCTCGCCCGGACCATCGGCGCGATGACCGGCGTGAAGGCGGCCAGCGTCAAGCTGGCGATGCCCGAGGAGACCGTGTTCGTCGCCGACACCGTCGCGCCGACGGCGTCGGTCTTCGTCGAGACCTCCCGCGGCGTCTCGCTCGACGCCGAGCAGGTCCAGGCGATCGTGCACCTCGTCTCCGCCGGGGTGACCGGCATGACCCCCACGGACGTCTCGGTGGTCGACTCCGAGGGCCGCGTGCTCTCGGCCGTCGGCGGCTCGCCGGCCGGCGGACTCGCCGACCAGCAGACCGCCACCTACGACGCGCGCGTCGCGGCCTCGGTCCAGGCGATGCTCGACCGCGTCGTCGGCGTCGGCAAGGCCGTCGTCACGGTCAACGCCGAGCTGAACCTCGACAACTCCGACGTCACGAGCGAGACCTTCAGCGCCGCCGAAGGCGTCCCGGCACTGTCGTCGGCCACCACGACCGAGACCTACACGGGAACGGGTTCCGGCGCCGCGACCGGAGTCCTCGGCCCGAACAACATCGCCGTGCCGTCGGGCACCGAGGACGCGGGCTCGTACACCAAGGGCAGCGAGAACCTGAACCCGGCCGTCAACAAGGTCACCGAGACCACCACGACGACGCCGGGCAGCGTCCGCCGCCAGTCCGTGTCCGTCGTGGTCGACCAGCAGGCTGGCGCGGCGCTCAACATGACCGACATCACCACCATGGTCACCGCGGCCGCGGGCATCGACGCGACCCGCGGCGACACCGTCTCGGTGTCCCGGATGGCGTTCGACACCACCTCCGCCGCGGCCGCCCAGGAGGCCCTCGCCGCGGACGCGACCGACGCGAAGGCCGCCGCGCAGGCGTCCCTGATCCGCGAGGGTGCCATCGCCGCCGGGGTCCTGCTGCTGCTCGCGATCATGTTCATCGCCGCCAAGCGCAAGTCCCGCAAGGACCGCCGCGAGGCGCTCGACCTCGGCGAGCTGCAGCTGGTCAACGAGACCCCGCTGCTGCCGTTCGGCGGCCTCGAGGCCCTCGGGCTGCCGGCCGCGCCCGTGCCCGAGGTCGACGAGGGCGCGATCAAGCGCGCGGAGATCTCGGAGCTCGCGGAGGCGCAGCCGGCCGAGGTCGCCGAGCTGCTGCGCGGCTGGCTCGTGGGCGGGGCGGCCCGATGACGGTCGCGACGGTCGCGCCGGCATCCATGGCCGCCGCGCTGGCTTCCCTCAATGGCACGCAGAAGGCCGCGATCGTGCTCATGCAGCTCGGCCGCGAACGCGCCGCGCGCGTGATGGCGAAGCTCGAGGAGTCGGAGATCGACGAGATCACGGCCGAGATCGTCCGGCTCGAGAGCCTCGACCCGCGTCTCGCCCAGGGGGTCATGGAGGAGTTTCACGCCGTCTCGATCGTCGGGCCGACGCTCGTCGCGCGCGGCGGGCTCGGGTACGCCCAGCAGCTGCTCGAGTCCTCGCTCGGCGTGGAGCGCGCGAAGCTCGTCATGGACCGGCTGACCGTGACGATGGCCGGGCAGCCGTTCGAGTTCTTGCAGAACGCCGACGCCCGCCAGGTCCTCTCCCTGCTCAGCGGCGAGCACCCCCAGACCGTCGCGCTCGTGCTCGCGCACCTGCGCCCCGAGCACGCGTCTGCGATCCTCGCCGGCCTGCCCGGCGACACGCAGGGCGAGGTCGCCCACCGGATCGCACTGATGGAGCGCGCCGCCCCCGACGTCGTCGCGGTCGTCGCCGAGAACCTGCAGCGCAAGGCCTCCTCGGTCCTGACCACCCAGGAGACCTCCGCCGTCGGCGGCGTCCAGCCGCTCGTCGAGATCATCAACCGCGCCGACCCGGGCACCGAGAAGCTCATCCTCGAGGGGCTCGAGGCCCGCGACAAGGACCTCGCCGAGGAGGTTCGCAGCCGCATGTTCGTCTTCACCGACGTCGTGCTGCTGGAGGACCGTGCCGTGCAGCTCGTGCTGCGCACCGTCGAGGGTGGCTCGCTCGCGGTCGCGCTCAAGGGCACGTCGCCCGAGGTCAAGGACAAGATCCTCACCAACCTGTCCGAGCGGGCCCGCGAGAACATCCTCGAGGAGATCGAGCTGCTCGGCCCGACCCGCATGTCGGCCGTGGAGGAGGCCCGCGCGACGATCGTGCAGGGCATCCGCCACCTCGAGGAGACCGGCCAGATCGTGATCCGCCGCGATGGCGAGGACGAGTATGTCTGAGGCCGCGACCCGCTTCCGCCCCGCCCCGGTCGGCGGCGTGCTCGACGCCGACGCCGACCACGGCTCCGAGCAGGCGCGCGCCGCCGGCTGGGCCGCGGGCTGGGCGGCCGGTTCGCGCGCGGCGGCGGTCGCCGCGTCGACCCAGCGGCAGGCGCTCGACGACGCGGAGCGCACGGCCGAGCGCGGGCGGGCCGCTGCGCTCGAGGCGGCGCTCGACGTGCTGCGCCGGGCGGCGGACGCCGTCTCCGCCCGCACCGTCCCCCTGCTCGACTCGGCGCTCGCCCAGCTCGACGACGGCGCCGTCGAGCTCGCCCGCGCCGTGCTCGGCCGCGAGCTCTCGGCCGCCGACGACGGCGCTCGGGCCGCGCTCGCGCGTGCGCTCAGCGCTCCGGTCGAGGTCGGCGTCCACACCGTCCGTCTGCACCCGGCGGACCTGGCAGTGCTCGAGGCCGCCGGCGCCCTCGCCGGGCTGCCGCTGGGAGTGGCGCTCGTCGCCGACGCCACGCTAGCCCCGGGCGACGCCGTGAGCGTCTTCGCCGACGGCTTCCTCGACGCCCGCATCGCGACGGCGCTCGACCGGGCCAGGCTCGCGCTCGCGGAGGGGCCACGATGACCGCGACCGCGACCCGCTGGGACCGTGCGCTCGCCGCGGCCCGGCCCGAGCGGGTCGGGACGGTCCGCGCCGTCGTCGGCCTGTCGATCGAGGTTGCCGGCCTGGACTGCGCGGTCGGTGGGCTCGTCGAGATCGGGGAGCAGCCGGACACCGTCCTTGCCGAGGTCGTCGCGACGACGCGCGACGTCGTGCGCTGCATGCCGCTGTCCGCCGTGCACGGGCTGCGCGCCGGCACGCCCGTCCGCAGCCTCGGCCGGCCGATGACCGCCCCCGTGGGCCGCGGCCTTCTCGGCCGCATCCTCGACGGCCTCGGCCGCCCGATCGACGGCCGGGGGCCGCTGCGGTCCACCGCCCAGGTGCCGGTCGACGCCGCGGCGCCGGGTGCGCTCACCCGCGCCCGGATCACCGCGCCCCTGAGTCTCGGCGTC harbors:
- the fliE gene encoding flagellar hook-basal body complex protein FliE → MSIAAIGAVSGLATAVTGVQGTGYATAATPTEAGAGFGSVLTSSLESLQGLQTTSSDLAVKAVTGDLDDVHDYTIAASEAKTALQLTAAVRNKAIEAFTEIMRMQA
- a CDS encoding flagellar basal body rod protein FlgC, which gives rise to MTIFGAIGIASTGLTVHQKWLDAVADNLANMDNATSTSEDAFQAKYVVAQANASGEGVSAVGVELGSAQGRVVYEPDNPLADADGNVRYPDVDQADQMTQLIMAQRGYQASAAVVDRAKATYEAALQIGRN
- a CDS encoding FliH/SctL family protein, whose product is MSEAATRFRPAPVGGVLDADADHGSEQARAAGWAAGWAAGSRAAAVAASTQRQALDDAERTAERGRAAALEAALDVLRRAADAVSARTVPLLDSALAQLDDGAVELARAVLGRELSAADDGARAALARALSAPVEVGVHTVRLHPADLAVLEAAGALAGLPLGVALVADATLAPGDAVSVFADGFLDARIATALDRARLALAEGPR
- the flgB gene encoding flagellar basal body rod protein FlgB, with product MFDSVSFDAVSSALDGLALRQRVIANNVANINTPNFLAGRVEFEDALAAAVSDGTGAVVATQDESLEPTNTNGNNVNLDSETLQNVDTNLRYQLATQAVDQEFSLMRIALGNS
- the fliG gene encoding flagellar motor switch protein FliG, with translation MTVATVAPASMAAALASLNGTQKAAIVLMQLGRERAARVMAKLEESEIDEITAEIVRLESLDPRLAQGVMEEFHAVSIVGPTLVARGGLGYAQQLLESSLGVERAKLVMDRLTVTMAGQPFEFLQNADARQVLSLLSGEHPQTVALVLAHLRPEHASAILAGLPGDTQGEVAHRIALMERAAPDVVAVVAENLQRKASSVLTTQETSAVGGVQPLVEIINRADPGTEKLILEGLEARDKDLAEEVRSRMFVFTDVVLLEDRAVQLVLRTVEGGSLAVALKGTSPEVKDKILTNLSERARENILEEIELLGPTRMSAVEEARATIVQGIRHLEETGQIVIRRDGEDEYV
- the fliF gene encoding flagellar basal-body MS-ring/collar protein FliF, which gives rise to MPAQLTSLFGRLKAAIAHFTIAQRTIVIIGVAAVVLGAVALSSYLAKPQMSPLFADLSAADASAIVDQLNADGVAYELTDGGNTILVPNDQIYAERLKVAAAGLPASTDGAGYSLLDDMGMTASEFQQTTTYRRAMEGELARTIGAMTGVKAASVKLAMPEETVFVADTVAPTASVFVETSRGVSLDAEQVQAIVHLVSAGVTGMTPTDVSVVDSEGRVLSAVGGSPAGGLADQQTATYDARVAASVQAMLDRVVGVGKAVVTVNAELNLDNSDVTSETFSAAEGVPALSSATTTETYTGTGSGAATGVLGPNNIAVPSGTEDAGSYTKGSENLNPAVNKVTETTTTTPGSVRRQSVSVVVDQQAGAALNMTDITTMVTAAAGIDATRGDTVSVSRMAFDTTSAAAAQEALAADATDAKAAAQASLIREGAIAAGVLLLLAIMFIAAKRKSRKDRREALDLGELQLVNETPLLPFGGLEALGLPAAPVPEVDEGAIKRAEISELAEAQPAEVAELLRGWLVGGAAR